One window from the genome of Paraconexibacter algicola encodes:
- a CDS encoding phage tail protein produces the protein MTLVPVREERAAAPTGSPEAAPPSVSGRRRLRDGLPELYRESEFTMRFVLGFEEVLDPIVATLDSLTAHFDADLAPPHALAGLATWLGVDEVEALPASRRRTALHRAGELARLRGTAEGLRLVLDLFFPDVPLRIEDHGSVLIGEEAGDPPKAKAAAFDVYSDRPLEPAMQQAIAQCIERWKPAHARPRLRVKKGSATTVDMPAATPTPLPTQDDTPEPPA, from the coding sequence ATGACGCTCGTCCCCGTCCGCGAGGAGCGCGCAGCCGCGCCCACCGGCAGCCCGGAGGCGGCGCCGCCGTCCGTGTCGGGACGACGCCGGCTGCGCGACGGCCTGCCCGAGCTGTACCGCGAGAGCGAGTTCACGATGCGGTTCGTGCTCGGGTTCGAGGAGGTCCTCGACCCGATCGTCGCGACGCTCGACTCGCTCACCGCGCACTTCGACGCGGACCTCGCGCCGCCGCACGCGCTCGCCGGCCTGGCGACGTGGCTCGGGGTCGACGAGGTCGAGGCGCTGCCCGCGAGCCGCCGGCGCACCGCGCTGCACCGGGCCGGGGAGCTGGCGAGGCTCCGCGGCACCGCGGAGGGGCTGCGGCTCGTGCTCGACCTGTTCTTCCCCGACGTGCCGCTGCGCATCGAGGACCACGGCAGCGTGCTGATCGGCGAGGAGGCGGGCGATCCGCCGAAGGCGAAGGCGGCGGCGTTCGACGTGTACTCCGACCGGCCGCTGGAGCCCGCGATGCAGCAGGCGATCGCGCAGTGCATCGAGCGCTGGAAGCCCGCGCACGCCCGCCCGCGACTGCGCGTGAAGAAGGGCAGCGCCACCACGGTCGACATGCCCGCCGCGACCCCGACCCCGCTCCCGACGCAGGACGACACCCCGGAGCCGCCCGCGTGA
- a CDS encoding serine/threonine-protein kinase: MSALDRYDVLRELGRGGMAIVHLARQRDLGRLLALKELGGFSVGDPAVAERFLRESRVASSLSHPNIVAVYDYFDEDGTPFMAMELVEGGSLRPLVGTLSLPQTTGVLEALLSAIGLAGQQGIVHRDLKPENVLVSADGHVKVADFGIAKAGEAAQGGANLTSQGMTVGTPAYMSPEQAMASDDLTPASDLYAIGCIAFELLTGQTPFTDPSPMKLLLKHVQEEVPDVRSVDPMIPEPIAAWVAAMCAKDPDDRPADAAAAWSTFEDAVLEFVGPTWRRDARLEPASTIEIGELPPQTDTPLRPPTMGGAGTTPPPGATGFQTYHAPAALHEVLGETGERPSGTPTATPPPTPAAATPAPTPVPRPAVRTPAPVPAVTGGQIPAVTRTVTGVEEEGRGPLVPALLAGVVALAAGAGLALAAGGGSDLATAAGPGVTLQAPAGWETADPRAVAGLGPDAVALAPAGAGAGELVAVGRVQRTRADLLPDAMSPGAGGPARATLAAGDAVLHRGAKAGGATADVYALPTADGVVVVACTLADRAACAEVAGSVQVDGDVQELGPTEAGAQALGQALQRLSSAIENPQQDLAAARSRGAQATAARDLGRAYTSAAGDIGDTEVGALAAAPLRDLERALERTGSAWSAYGSAAQSGDAAAVEQARGRIAGARDAVKAARAALGRAGYGGKS; the protein is encoded by the coding sequence ATGAGTGCCCTGGACCGCTACGACGTCCTGCGCGAGCTCGGCCGCGGCGGCATGGCGATCGTGCACCTCGCGCGCCAGCGCGACCTCGGCCGGCTGCTCGCGCTGAAGGAGCTCGGCGGCTTCAGCGTCGGCGACCCCGCGGTGGCCGAGCGGTTCCTGCGCGAGTCCCGCGTCGCGTCGTCGCTCAGCCACCCGAACATCGTCGCCGTCTACGACTACTTCGACGAGGACGGCACCCCGTTCATGGCGATGGAGCTCGTCGAGGGCGGCTCGCTGCGCCCGCTCGTCGGGACGCTGTCGCTGCCGCAGACCACCGGGGTGCTCGAGGCGCTGCTCTCCGCGATCGGCCTCGCGGGCCAGCAGGGGATCGTCCACCGCGACCTCAAGCCCGAGAACGTGCTCGTCAGCGCCGACGGGCACGTGAAGGTCGCGGACTTCGGCATCGCGAAGGCCGGGGAGGCCGCGCAGGGCGGCGCGAACCTCACCTCGCAGGGGATGACGGTCGGCACGCCCGCCTACATGTCGCCCGAGCAGGCGATGGCCTCCGACGACCTGACGCCCGCCTCCGACCTGTACGCGATCGGCTGCATCGCGTTCGAGCTGCTGACCGGTCAGACGCCGTTCACCGACCCGTCGCCGATGAAGCTCCTGCTCAAGCACGTGCAGGAGGAGGTCCCCGACGTCCGCTCGGTCGACCCGATGATCCCCGAGCCGATCGCCGCCTGGGTCGCGGCGATGTGCGCGAAGGACCCGGACGACCGGCCCGCCGACGCGGCCGCCGCCTGGTCGACGTTCGAGGACGCGGTGCTCGAGTTCGTCGGCCCGACCTGGCGGCGCGACGCGCGGCTGGAGCCCGCCAGCACGATCGAGATCGGCGAGCTGCCGCCGCAGACCGACACGCCGCTGCGCCCGCCGACCATGGGCGGCGCCGGGACCACGCCGCCGCCGGGCGCCACCGGCTTCCAGACCTACCACGCGCCCGCCGCGCTGCACGAGGTGCTCGGCGAGACCGGGGAGCGGCCGTCGGGCACGCCGACCGCGACGCCCCCGCCGACCCCCGCGGCCGCGACGCCGGCCCCCACGCCCGTGCCCCGGCCCGCGGTGCGGACGCCCGCGCCCGTCCCCGCGGTCACCGGCGGGCAGATCCCCGCGGTGACCCGCACCGTCACCGGGGTCGAGGAGGAGGGCCGCGGCCCGCTCGTCCCGGCGCTGCTCGCCGGGGTCGTCGCCCTGGCCGCCGGGGCGGGGCTCGCGCTGGCCGCCGGGGGCGGCTCGGACCTCGCGACCGCGGCCGGTCCCGGTGTCACGCTCCAGGCCCCGGCCGGCTGGGAGACCGCCGACCCGCGCGCGGTCGCGGGCCTCGGCCCGGACGCGGTGGCGCTCGCGCCCGCGGGCGCCGGCGCGGGCGAGCTCGTGGCCGTGGGCCGCGTCCAGCGCACGCGCGCCGACCTGCTGCCCGACGCGATGAGCCCGGGGGCCGGCGGCCCCGCCCGGGCGACGCTCGCCGCCGGCGACGCGGTCCTGCACCGCGGCGCGAAGGCGGGCGGGGCGACCGCGGACGTCTACGCGCTGCCGACCGCCGACGGCGTCGTGGTGGTCGCGTGCACGCTGGCCGACCGCGCGGCGTGCGCGGAGGTCGCCGGCTCCGTGCAGGTCGACGGGGACGTACAGGAGCTCGGGCCGACCGAGGCCGGGGCGCAGGCGCTCGGCCAGGCGCTGCAGCGGCTCTCGTCCGCGATCGAGAACCCGCAGCAGGACCTCGCCGCGGCACGCTCGCGCGGCGCGCAGGCGACCGCCGCACGCGACCTCGGCCGCGCCTACACGTCCGCCGCCGGCGACATCGGCGACACCGAGGTCGGAGCGCTGGCGGCCGCGCCGCTGCGCGACCTCGAGCGCGCGCTGGAGCGGACCGGCAGCGCCTGGTCCGCGTACGGCTCGGCCGCGCAGTCCGGCGACGCCGCCGCGGTCGAGCAGGCGCGCGGCCGGATCGCCGGCGCGCGCGACGCGGTGAAGGCCGCGCGGGCCGCCCTGGGCCGCGCCGGATACGGAGGGAAGAGCTGA
- a CDS encoding M50 family metallopeptidase, protein MSAVVRPALHPRAERAELPEAEGPRRHVVRLPGGPEGPLRLDAADAGLLELLDGRRDSAELVAAATVRCGPDGPPRLARLVAELAERGLLQGVTPAGPGERPTGRLARLARPRSRAIPHAPELIVWLYRHGGRLLVSRPVAALAAVAAVAGLVAAVLLLVRGRAAPLVVDDRLVLGAAAFVGFRAVLVVAHELAHGLALARCGRAVDAAGVRLLLCFPYAYVDTSPVWLEPRRRRTAVTLAGPLCDLALGGIAATVALLATDPLVAQLAFQACVAAYVGALLNLNPLLDRDGYHLLVDHLGEPHLRRRAITRMQARLAGTPVTPDSGPLTAFAVATVAWGVAGATLLVGTVALSSGALGRALPEDLRWWVLGPAWLLAVAPTAYLLGRPLRHRGLARA, encoded by the coding sequence GTGAGCGCCGTCGTGCGTCCCGCGCTGCACCCGCGCGCCGAGCGCGCCGAGCTGCCCGAGGCCGAGGGACCGCGCCGCCACGTCGTGCGGCTCCCGGGCGGTCCCGAGGGACCGCTGCGGCTGGACGCCGCCGACGCCGGCCTGCTCGAGCTGCTCGACGGGCGCCGGGACAGCGCCGAGCTCGTCGCCGCCGCGACCGTGCGCTGCGGCCCCGACGGGCCGCCGCGCCTGGCCCGGCTCGTCGCGGAGCTCGCCGAACGCGGCCTGCTGCAGGGCGTCACGCCCGCCGGGCCCGGGGAGCGGCCCACCGGGCGGCTCGCGCGCCTCGCCCGGCCACGGTCGCGCGCGATCCCGCACGCCCCCGAGCTGATCGTCTGGCTGTACCGGCACGGCGGCCGGCTGCTCGTCAGCCGGCCCGTCGCGGCGCTCGCCGCCGTCGCCGCGGTCGCGGGCCTCGTCGCCGCGGTGCTGCTGCTCGTCCGCGGTCGCGCAGCCCCACTGGTCGTCGACGACCGGCTCGTCCTCGGGGCCGCCGCGTTCGTCGGCTTCCGCGCCGTGCTCGTGGTCGCGCACGAGCTCGCGCACGGGCTCGCGCTCGCCCGCTGCGGCCGCGCGGTCGACGCCGCCGGCGTCCGGCTGCTGCTCTGCTTCCCCTACGCGTACGTCGACACCTCCCCCGTGTGGCTCGAGCCGCGCCGGCGCCGCACCGCGGTCACGCTCGCCGGGCCGCTCTGCGACCTCGCCCTCGGCGGGATCGCCGCGACCGTCGCGCTGCTGGCCACCGACCCGCTCGTCGCGCAGCTCGCCTTCCAGGCGTGCGTCGCCGCCTACGTCGGGGCGCTGCTGAACCTCAACCCGCTGCTGGACCGCGACGGCTACCACCTGCTCGTCGACCATCTCGGGGAGCCGCACTTGCGCCGCCGCGCGATCACCCGCATGCAGGCGCGGCTCGCGGGCACGCCGGTGACGCCGGACAGCGGGCCGCTGACCGCGTTCGCCGTCGCGACCGTCGCCTGGGGGGTCGCCGGCGCCACGCTGCTCGTCGGCACGGTCGCGCTCTCCTCCGGCGCCCTCGGCCGCGCGCTGCCGGAGGACCTGCGCTGGTGGGTCCTCGGGCCCGCCTGGCTGCTCGCCGTCGCCCCCACCGCCTACCTGCTCGGCCGCCCGCTCCGCCACCGAGGACTCGCCCGTGCCTGA
- a CDS encoding PASTA domain-containing protein, whose translation MTSGVRCGSCGKDNAPGRDFCEFCGEYLSWAPTGYLPAVGAVGAVAADTTGEDAAATTETPGAPAAVPDAPAAEAGAGEDTLVADAPPATEGAVEADPLAAAPTQDAPPPAPDAPGADDDPAVPAAAIPAPEEAVAAATLPVEAVAPPPAPAPPVVTGDASLVLEAQTELGAAGVPACDAGLPVSFDLRIRNESRIVDNYAIQVVSFPEGWVNVAPAEVFLVPVGSGNDSEQTIRIDITPPRSPEATAGIWTFEILAFSRATGQVAARAVAQLEIRPFTAWTTEVAPELATGRLKAQYRVAVRNEGNAPIDLWLVATDEAGRVRTSFDADRVQLLAGEIRLVKLTARPRIPLPVGPRLTHRLGIEALPAPPEEPQDEEGRLAQARSSLLEAAKTGSVDASDKGVAVKAPRSPLRRPKTPKLKLDLGTLARLRAEDSPAALAGRVVVYRQRPLVPLWLVGLLALIAVAAYVVYTRLPDEVTVPRVVGARDTFTADKQLRAAGLVLAQPVQQRVDQDAPPGSIIGQSPEPGAEIERGSSVTLQVAAGTPQVRTPRLAGLTRTRADERLRAAGLTLGVAEPPRSPLTWIVDRQIPRADLPVSRGTPVMVFLKAPKTKKKASSSSDGEKKTTTTRKTVVVPAIAGKSVDDYASALEEAGLKVRRVSVTASVPAGALISVTPEPGSSTKEGSTVRLEVSDGSPTIAVETDGLVTFLDPIGGKELGRLPAGEGTAVEPSWAPSGKNVLYRDGQRLVLGPSGSGGESRTVYSGSDSLRDAVVAPRGSSVAMLRVEEEDGDLCFGSLAGRRLTPRCLPDDGWNLTGRPAWRPDGRVLVVGAVRQSDTRVISVRAYQTDEPFSTDPDDWSGRTAGDITVPGKGVRSVAFSPDGERIAAITNVESSAFEVVLADAGDLELVDPQPLDVRACEVAWRPDGGELAIVQADSGCTQERGTVLRFAPGSPRETARVADDARAPTYRPK comes from the coding sequence GTGACCTCGGGCGTTCGCTGCGGCAGCTGCGGGAAGGACAACGCTCCGGGACGGGACTTCTGCGAGTTCTGCGGGGAGTACCTCAGCTGGGCGCCGACCGGGTACCTGCCCGCCGTCGGGGCCGTCGGGGCCGTCGCGGCGGACACCACCGGCGAGGACGCGGCCGCGACCACGGAGACGCCCGGGGCGCCCGCGGCCGTGCCGGACGCCCCGGCAGCGGAGGCCGGCGCCGGGGAGGACACGCTCGTCGCGGACGCACCGCCCGCGACGGAGGGCGCGGTCGAGGCGGACCCGCTCGCCGCCGCGCCCACGCAGGACGCGCCGCCGCCCGCCCCGGACGCGCCCGGGGCAGACGACGACCCGGCGGTCCCGGCCGCCGCGATCCCCGCGCCCGAAGAGGCCGTCGCCGCTGCGACGCTCCCCGTCGAGGCGGTCGCCCCGCCCCCCGCGCCCGCCCCGCCCGTCGTCACCGGGGACGCGTCGCTGGTCCTCGAGGCCCAGACCGAGCTCGGCGCCGCCGGCGTCCCCGCCTGCGACGCCGGCCTGCCCGTCTCCTTCGACCTGCGGATCCGCAACGAGAGCCGCATCGTCGACAACTACGCGATCCAGGTCGTCAGCTTCCCCGAGGGCTGGGTGAACGTCGCGCCCGCCGAGGTCTTCCTCGTGCCGGTCGGCTCGGGCAACGACAGCGAGCAGACGATCCGGATCGACATCACGCCGCCGCGCAGCCCCGAGGCGACCGCCGGCATCTGGACGTTCGAGATCCTCGCCTTCTCGCGCGCCACCGGCCAGGTCGCCGCGCGCGCCGTCGCGCAGCTGGAGATCCGGCCGTTCACCGCCTGGACGACCGAGGTCGCCCCCGAGCTGGCGACCGGCCGCCTCAAGGCGCAGTACCGCGTCGCGGTCCGCAACGAGGGCAACGCGCCGATCGACCTGTGGCTCGTCGCCACCGACGAGGCCGGGCGCGTCCGCACGAGCTTCGACGCCGACCGCGTGCAGCTGCTGGCGGGGGAGATCCGCCTCGTGAAGCTCACGGCGCGCCCGCGGATCCCGCTGCCGGTCGGCCCGCGGCTCACGCACCGCCTGGGGATCGAAGCGCTGCCCGCCCCGCCCGAGGAGCCGCAGGACGAGGAGGGCCGGCTCGCCCAGGCCCGCTCGTCGCTGCTGGAGGCCGCGAAGACCGGCTCGGTCGACGCGAGCGACAAGGGCGTCGCCGTCAAGGCGCCGCGGTCGCCGCTGCGCCGCCCGAAGACCCCGAAGCTCAAGCTCGACCTCGGCACGCTCGCCCGCCTGCGCGCGGAGGACAGCCCGGCGGCGCTGGCGGGCCGCGTCGTCGTCTACCGGCAGCGGCCGCTGGTGCCGCTGTGGCTCGTCGGGCTGCTCGCCCTGATCGCGGTCGCCGCCTACGTCGTCTACACCCGGCTGCCGGACGAGGTCACCGTCCCGCGCGTCGTCGGCGCACGGGACACGTTCACCGCCGACAAGCAGCTGCGCGCCGCCGGCCTCGTGCTCGCCCAGCCGGTGCAGCAGCGCGTCGACCAGGACGCCCCGCCCGGCAGCATCATCGGCCAGAGCCCCGAGCCCGGCGCGGAGATCGAGCGCGGCTCCAGCGTCACGCTGCAGGTCGCGGCGGGCACGCCGCAGGTCCGCACCCCGCGCCTGGCGGGCCTGACCCGCACCCGCGCCGACGAGCGCCTGCGGGCCGCCGGGCTCACGCTCGGGGTGGCCGAGCCGCCACGCTCACCGCTGACGTGGATCGTCGACCGGCAGATCCCGCGCGCCGACCTGCCCGTCTCGCGCGGCACGCCGGTGATGGTCTTCCTCAAGGCGCCGAAGACGAAGAAGAAGGCGTCCTCGTCCTCCGACGGGGAGAAGAAGACGACGACGACCCGCAAGACCGTCGTGGTCCCCGCGATCGCCGGCAAGAGCGTCGACGACTACGCCTCGGCGCTCGAGGAGGCGGGGCTGAAGGTGCGGCGCGTGTCGGTCACCGCGAGCGTGCCCGCCGGTGCGCTGATCAGCGTGACGCCGGAGCCGGGCTCCAGCACCAAGGAGGGCTCGACGGTCCGCCTGGAGGTCTCCGACGGCAGCCCGACGATCGCGGTCGAGACCGACGGGCTGGTCACGTTCCTCGACCCGATCGGCGGCAAGGAGCTCGGCCGCCTGCCGGCAGGGGAGGGGACGGCGGTCGAGCCGTCGTGGGCGCCGTCGGGCAAGAACGTCCTGTACCGCGACGGGCAGCGGCTCGTGCTCGGCCCGAGCGGCTCGGGCGGCGAGTCGCGCACCGTCTACAGCGGGTCCGACAGCCTGCGCGACGCGGTCGTCGCCCCGCGCGGCAGCAGCGTGGCGATGCTGCGGGTGGAGGAGGAGGACGGCGACCTCTGCTTCGGCAGCCTCGCCGGGCGCCGCCTGACCCCGCGCTGCCTGCCCGACGACGGCTGGAACCTGACGGGCCGGCCCGCGTGGCGCCCCGACGGTCGCGTGCTCGTCGTCGGGGCGGTGCGCCAGAGCGACACCCGCGTGATCAGCGTCCGCGCGTACCAGACCGACGAGCCGTTCTCGACCGACCCGGACGACTGGTCCGGCCGGACCGCGGGCGACATCACGGTGCCCGGCAAGGGCGTGCGCAGCGTCGCGTTCTCCCCCGACGGGGAGCGGATCGCGGCGATCACGAACGTCGAGTCGTCGGCGTTCGAGGTGGTCCTCGCCGACGCGGGGGATCTCGAGCTCGTCGACCCCCAGCCGCTGGACGTGCGCGCCTGCGAGGTCGCGTGGCGCCCGGACGGCGGGGAGCTCGCGATCGTGCAGGCCGACAGCGGCTGCACGCAGGAACGCGGGACCGTGCTGCGCTTCGCGCCCGGGTCGCCGCGCGAGACCGCGCGCGTCGCCGACGACGCCCGCGCACCGACCTACCGGCCGAAGTGA
- a CDS encoding PASTA domain-containing protein, with translation MSVGWRCPACTRIAPATLALCPACGTPAPALGAPAVPTAASATAAGGSPDGLVHVETHPARLALRRRARIALTVSNHGAEPRTVWLLLTDPDGLVVGRAVPDALRIAPGGRADATATVRARRPRLGAARTATVTVAAVPGPDDGPAPDPGPLQLANPTAVGRLRVGDGGRLLDGGRSLHVAAQLPVRVRPLVPRLLAAVALVGIAAPVGLSLARSDDRATVPSLVGLLDAAGAERALERAGLALDPAVERRPDASVPPGAVLAQDPADGTALDRGGRVRVTVAVGERLLRVPSVIGLRSKAAEERLRDAGLTLGPARPRPQDGGEIVASQLPSARQRAAVGTPVAVFLRPALRGGTARATASATPTSEEGIVPSPRDQTPTSYAAEAAQRGLVPKVIRVVRTGRPGRLVGVEPAAGTARPAGATVRLLVTAGVPRLAFDTGSAVRVLDTVAGRTTAEAAPSAGDAVEPAWTPGGRRLVYRIGRRLLLTAAGLSDRGRVLYDGPLDLVTPAFAPTPAGDVLAVISRRAGDGDLCFARVGSGRIEPACLRDDTWDLGRQISWRRDGKELLVFGVRRGERSRFGLLRFRTSRAFSVDPAAWTGRIATDVSSARRGVIAGAYSPSGKRVALVTNVGLPRFQIVVTPARRLRDVTTGALPVRACEVAWRPDGREVAVVQSDSACQEPLGTVARVDVARPRRVVVAATGGRHPAYQPLQYRGPRGGS, from the coding sequence GTGAGCGTCGGCTGGCGCTGCCCGGCCTGCACGCGCATCGCGCCGGCCACGCTCGCGCTCTGCCCCGCCTGCGGGACGCCCGCCCCCGCGCTCGGCGCCCCCGCCGTGCCGACCGCCGCGTCGGCCACCGCCGCCGGCGGCTCGCCCGACGGGCTCGTCCACGTCGAGACCCACCCCGCCCGCCTGGCCCTGCGGCGCCGCGCGCGGATCGCCCTGACCGTCAGCAACCACGGTGCCGAGCCGCGCACCGTCTGGCTGCTGCTCACCGACCCCGACGGACTCGTCGTCGGGCGCGCCGTCCCGGACGCGCTGCGGATCGCGCCCGGCGGCCGCGCCGACGCGACCGCGACCGTCCGCGCACGCCGGCCGCGGCTCGGGGCCGCGCGGACCGCGACCGTGACCGTCGCCGCCGTCCCCGGCCCCGACGACGGCCCGGCACCCGACCCCGGCCCGCTGCAGCTCGCCAACCCCACCGCGGTCGGGCGCCTGCGGGTCGGCGACGGCGGCCGCCTGCTCGACGGCGGCCGGTCGCTGCACGTCGCCGCGCAGCTCCCGGTGCGCGTCCGGCCGCTCGTCCCCCGGCTGCTCGCGGCCGTCGCGCTCGTCGGCATCGCCGCCCCCGTCGGGCTGTCGCTGGCCCGCAGCGACGACCGGGCGACCGTCCCGTCGCTCGTCGGCCTGCTCGACGCCGCCGGGGCCGAACGCGCCCTGGAGCGGGCGGGACTCGCGCTCGACCCCGCGGTCGAGCGCCGCCCCGACGCCAGCGTGCCGCCCGGCGCCGTCCTCGCCCAGGACCCCGCCGACGGCACCGCCTTGGACCGCGGCGGGCGCGTGCGCGTGACCGTCGCCGTCGGGGAGCGGCTGCTCCGCGTGCCGTCGGTCATCGGCCTGCGGTCCAAGGCCGCCGAGGAGCGCCTGCGCGACGCCGGCCTGACCCTCGGGCCCGCACGCCCGCGCCCGCAGGACGGCGGCGAGATCGTCGCGAGCCAGCTGCCGTCCGCCCGCCAGCGTGCCGCGGTCGGCACCCCGGTCGCCGTGTTCCTGCGGCCCGCCCTGCGCGGCGGGACAGCGCGCGCCACCGCCAGCGCGACGCCCACCAGCGAGGAGGGCATCGTGCCGTCCCCGCGCGACCAGACCCCCACGAGCTACGCCGCCGAGGCCGCGCAGCGCGGCCTCGTCCCCAAGGTCATCCGCGTGGTGCGCACCGGCCGCCCCGGGCGGCTCGTCGGCGTCGAGCCCGCCGCCGGGACCGCCCGCCCCGCCGGCGCCACCGTCCGCCTGCTCGTCACCGCGGGCGTCCCGCGGCTGGCGTTCGACACCGGCAGCGCGGTCCGGGTGCTCGACACCGTCGCCGGCCGGACCACCGCCGAGGCCGCCCCCAGCGCCGGGGACGCCGTCGAACCCGCCTGGACGCCGGGCGGCCGGCGCCTCGTCTACCGGATCGGCCGCCGCCTGCTCCTGACCGCGGCGGGGCTCTCCGACCGCGGCCGCGTCCTCTACGACGGACCGCTCGACCTCGTCACCCCGGCGTTCGCGCCGACCCCCGCCGGCGACGTCCTCGCCGTCATCTCGCGCCGCGCCGGGGACGGCGACCTCTGCTTCGCGCGCGTCGGCAGCGGACGGATCGAGCCCGCGTGCCTGCGCGACGACACCTGGGACCTCGGCCGCCAGATCAGCTGGCGGCGCGACGGCAAGGAGCTGCTCGTCTTCGGGGTGCGCCGCGGGGAGCGGTCGCGCTTCGGGCTCCTGCGGTTCCGCACCAGCCGCGCGTTCTCCGTCGACCCGGCCGCGTGGACCGGCCGCATCGCCACCGACGTCTCCAGCGCCCGGCGCGGCGTCATCGCCGGCGCCTACTCGCCGTCCGGCAAGCGCGTCGCGCTCGTCACGAACGTCGGGCTGCCCCGCTTCCAGATCGTCGTCACCCCCGCCCGCCGCCTACGCGACGTGACGACCGGGGCGCTGCCCGTCCGCGCCTGCGAGGTCGCCTGGCGCCCCGACGGGCGCGAGGTCGCCGTCGTGCAGAGCGACAGCGCCTGCCAGGAGCCGCTGGGTACCGTCGCGCGCGTCGACGTCGCCCGCCCCCGCCGCGTCGTCGTCGCCGCCACCGGTGGCCGGCATCCCGCCTACCAGCCGCTGCAGTACCGGGGACCGCGGGGCGGGTCGTGA
- a CDS encoding uracil-DNA glycosylase — protein sequence MSRPLHEIVDPGWARALEPVADRIAAMGDFLRAEIAAGRRVLPRGEHVLRAFARPLADVRVLVVGQDPYPTPGHAVGLSFSVAPDVRPLPPSLRNIFREYEDDLGHPPPSSGDLSAWADRGVLLLNRALTVEAGRANAHQGKGWEPVTEQAIRALADRGGPLVAILWGRNARSLRPLLGDVPCLESAHPSPLSAHNGFFGSRPFSRTNALLQQQGAAPVDWRLP from the coding sequence GTGAGCCGGCCGCTGCACGAGATCGTCGATCCCGGTTGGGCGCGGGCGCTCGAGCCGGTCGCGGACCGGATCGCCGCGATGGGCGACTTCCTGCGCGCGGAGATCGCCGCGGGTCGCCGGGTGCTGCCCCGCGGTGAGCACGTCCTGCGGGCCTTCGCGCGGCCGCTGGCCGACGTGCGCGTGCTCGTGGTCGGCCAGGATCCGTACCCGACCCCGGGCCACGCGGTCGGCCTGAGCTTCTCGGTCGCGCCCGACGTGCGGCCGCTGCCGCCGAGCCTGCGCAACATCTTCCGCGAGTACGAGGACGACCTCGGCCATCCGCCGCCGAGCAGCGGCGACCTGTCGGCGTGGGCGGACCGCGGGGTCCTGCTGCTGAACCGCGCGCTGACCGTCGAGGCGGGCCGCGCCAACGCCCACCAGGGCAAGGGCTGGGAGCCGGTCACCGAGCAGGCGATCCGCGCCCTGGCCGACCGGGGCGGCCCGCTCGTCGCGATCCTCTGGGGCCGCAACGCGCGCAGCCTCCGCCCGCTGCTGGGCGACGTGCCGTGCCTGGAGTCCGCGCACCCGAGCCCGCTCTCGGCGCACAACGGCTTCTTCGGCTCGCGGCCGTTCAGCCGCACGAACGCGCTGCTGCAGCAGCAGGGCGCCGCGCCGGTCGACTGGCGTCTGCCCTAG
- a CDS encoding alpha/beta hydrolase, translated as MTTTLEVPEAVRAAQEAANAALARMPHPDPREPAGLAALRAAPPAGPRHPAARDVVRDGLRLRVLPPPGEAAGALVRVHGGGFLLGSPEHDDPVNARLARACAVRVLAPAYRRAPEAPVSAAVNDVGTALRAAATGDPALPLLVAGVSAGAHLALRALLALRDGGDPLLARVAGAHLDCGRYDLLGTPSARRADDRTLLLTGTWLTAFREVAFPGADRAALRAASPLHADLRGLPPLLLTVGDLDPLLDDTLLLADAVRAAGGEASVLRLPHAPHSVLGSGTPLADLALGHVERWLRARLRAAPLR; from the coding sequence ATGACGACGACGCTCGAGGTGCCGGAGGCGGTACGGGCCGCGCAGGAGGCGGCCAACGCGGCGCTCGCCCGGATGCCGCACCCCGATCCGCGCGAGCCGGCGGGGCTGGCGGCCCTGCGGGCCGCGCCGCCGGCGGGACCGCGGCACCCGGCGGCCCGTGACGTCGTCCGCGACGGGCTGCGGCTGCGGGTCCTGCCGCCGCCGGGCGAGGCCGCGGGGGCGCTCGTGCGCGTGCACGGCGGCGGCTTCCTGCTGGGCTCGCCCGAGCACGACGACCCGGTGAACGCCCGTCTGGCGCGGGCCTGCGCCGTGCGGGTGCTCGCCCCGGCCTACCGGCGGGCGCCCGAGGCGCCGGTGTCCGCGGCGGTCAACGACGTCGGCACGGCGCTGCGCGCCGCCGCTACGGGGGACCCGGCGCTCCCGCTCCTGGTCGCGGGCGTCTCGGCGGGCGCCCATTTGGCGCTGCGGGCGCTGCTGGCGCTGCGCGACGGCGGCGACCCGCTGCTCGCCCGGGTCGCCGGCGCGCACCTGGACTGCGGCCGCTACGACCTCCTGGGCACGCCGAGCGCGCGCCGCGCCGACGATCGCACGCTGCTGCTCACCGGGACCTGGCTGACGGCGTTCCGCGAGGTCGCGTTCCCGGGCGCGGACCGGGCGGCGCTGCGGGCGGCGTCGCCGCTGCACGCCGACCTGCGCGGTCTGCCGCCGCTGCTGCTGACGGTCGGCGATCTCGACCCGCTGCTGGACGACACGCTGCTGCTCGCCGACGCGGTGCGCGCCGCGGGCGGCGAGGCGTCGGTGCTGCGCCTGCCGCACGCCCCGCACTCCGTGCTCGGGTCGGGGACGCCGCTGGCGGACCTCGCGCTGGGACACGTGGAGCGGTGGCTGCGCGCACGGCTGCGCGCGGCGCCCCTGCGATAG